In one window of Bemisia tabaci chromosome 6, PGI_BMITA_v3 DNA:
- the LOC109036954 gene encoding uncharacterized protein — protein MTSFGNLIAVGLFIIGPALCNPSLIEKCKYDCKQSYGFVEHGHSNVPIKIGVMQYRPRKCNCKFNLSELKHIIDEANLEAVETDYWEMTQWLKDHGYKLRLNLETCDQVCVQEGGYVQKKKPRKSEHKKIGILRISSANGKEKSTGKKGRKVSFQHGNGEAGSRLHKSGHEETGKDGNQQEESHRVLLKTGHLKNIDNEIGECECRYRKDFYHFLEHEGCDVAAFKKHEDNSTEARNWLIAEGFSVSVIQAHRDVYELEEMPDLECEHNCRVTQGYVGFKKSLFKNDPHGRIPIATDVDENDPSDTQILVIEIPRDEQDPLECKCKINPEVYSHLEKLKINTSHFKTAFFEGEAKGCNWLWWWNLRKGGKYVNVMCPKPPEKPKKSKPPATITTTDEG, from the exons ATGACTTCGTTCGGCAATCTGATTGCGGTGGGCCTTTTCATCATAGGTCCAGCTTTGTGTA ATCCGAGCCTAATCGAGAAATGCAAGTATGATTGCAAGCAGAGCTATGGGTTCGTCGAGCACGGACACTCCAATGTACCGATCAAAATTGGGGTAATGCAGTATAGACCTCGAAAGTGTAATTGCAAATTTAACCTCTCGGAACTGAAGCACATCATAGACGAAGCGAACCTCGAAGCAGTCGAGACGGATTATTGGGAGATGACACAATGGTTGAAGGACCACGGTTATAAATTGAGGCTCAATCTGGAGACGTGCGATCAAGTGTGCGTGCAGGAAGGAGGGTACGTCCAAAAAAAGAAACCACGCAAATCGGAGCATAAGAAGATTGGCATTTTAAGAATCAGCAGCGCTAACGGGAAGGAAAAGTCAACGGGCAAAAAAGGGCGTAAGGTGTCGTTCCAACACGGGAACGGGGAGGCAGGATCGCGACTCCACAAAAGTGGGCACGAGGAGACTGGCAAAGACGGGAACCAGCAGGAAGAATCACACCGTGTCCTGCTCAAAACTGGGCACCTGAAGAATATCGATAATGAGATAGGCGAATGTGAGTGCAGGTACCGCAAAGACTTCTATCATTTCCTGGAGCACGAGGGCTGCGACGTGGCCGCATTCAAAAAGCACGAGGATAACTCTACGGAGGCGAGAAACTGGTTGATAGCTGAGGGTTTTTCGGTGAGTGTGATACAAGCACATCGCGACGTGTACGAGTTAGAGGAAATGCCCGATTTGGAATGTGAGCACAACTGCCGCGTGACTCAGGGATATGTCGGCTTCAAAAAAAGCCTCTTTAAAAATGATCCTCACGGGAGGATACCAATCGCCACGGATGTAGACGAAAACGATCCTTCGGACACCCAGATTTTGGTAATTGAGATTCCGAGAGACGAACAAGACCCACTGGAGTGTAAATGCAAAATCAACCCTGAAGTGTATTCTCACTTAGAGAAGTTAAAAATTAACACCTCCCATTTCAAAACGGCATTTTTTGAAGGCGAAGCTAAGGGGTGTAATTGGTTATGGTGGTGGAATTTGCGTAAAGGTGGAAAGTATGTCAATGTCATGTGCCCCAAACCACCcgaaaaacccaaaaaatccAAACCCCCAGCGACGATTACGACTACTGATGAGGGGTAA